The sequence aataataataataataataataataataataataataataataataataataataataataataataataataataataataataataataataataataataataataataataataataataataataataataataataataataataataataataataataataataataataataataataataataataataataataacaataataataatgataataataataatccaattttgaggtcatatttgttgctggcaaacaaaccaacttcgggtATATCGAATATCTGAATCCGGAATtttaaatggtgattaaaaactgcagaaaggattttcacaacttataggttcaatagaaaagtcttacagtttcatacgaaattccttaatttgttgtggctaaacaggatttgtagagttttttCAACAGTGTTCTCAAATAATATTCCTCCTCCTCAATTGGAATATACGTTTTCCATTTAATCTATTGGAATGTACTCAGTTTCATCTAGTCGCTCTCTTTTCTAAAAAACTTAGACTATATTCCACCTTCCCAATTGGAATTAAACTGGCCGAAAACTAAAAAAACCTTTGATTTAGAGATTCCTCTGACTGCGCCATTGTCGTGATCATGATGATGTGTCCGTACGCTTCGCCATCTGCTACCTGATTGAGcccgtgaatttttttttacattaaatattttatttattatccatTTTTTATCAACATTTATATACAGTGGCTACAATATTTAGTTATACAGTTTATAACTTTACATCTATGGTATTATCTGCTTAGTctatgttttaattttatttcttattgtttcAGTTCTACATTGTTAGTGACTGTTATTTCACGTTTGGATTTATATCCTTCAAATCCTTCAAAATTCTTAACCGTGTGTGTGCGTGCACcttttaacgatttttttctGCACAATTTtccgagatggctaaaccgattttaacaaaattaggctcacttgaaagctactgttgggccattgatcaagctcgaagataaaatggctctgacttctagttccggagatataatgctataagtgatgtaaccgacaaaacgcattgtttttttaccgcacttttttctcagagagggttgagccgatttcaactagcttaggctcgtttgaaagctgctggtgggccattgatcaattttaaatgtaaattagctgtgacttctggttccggttaTATAATGGTAAATTGATTTTAATAATATTAGGCTGTGGTAGGAAAGCTACTGTGGTGCTAATATCAGAAATCTTTATACTAAGCAATAAAACTTAATTTAGTACGACTGTCCAGGGCAACTTGTTAAAAGTGCCATCGGCAACCTAACGATAAACTAGGCCGAGCAGACAGACCAAAAAGGCAAAGAACAGAAGCgactatcaaaaaaaaattgttttccattgtcacaaatgttcatACTTACCACAGTATTAACCATCATATACACCGAGCCGACCCCAATCGTACCACGAAAATAATAGAATAACTCAGCAATCAGACGTTGATGttttatttctgaaatttattaCTGATAATGGAGCACAGCTAAAACCGAAGTATAAAAAAACTCATCTGATCAGTACACTGAACGTATTCAACGCCTGCGCAACAGCAATCAAGTTCACATCAATCCAGTAAGCGACTATGAGTGAAACTAACGTGAATTCATCAGATAACGACTTTATCCTATTAGATGATAACTCGAGTGTAACGATGGTCATAGACGAAATAGTGCGTTCACCGCCACGTGAAAATCCTTTCCATATTGTGGATCTGGATGACATCGTACGGAAACATCTGAACTGGCTTCAAAAATTACCTCGAGTTAAACCGTACTACGCGGTCAAATGTAACGATGATAAGGCCATACTACAGACACTTGCTCTACTAGGAACGGGATTCGATTGTGCTTCCAAGGGAGAAATCGATAAGGTATTGGAGCTAGGCGTAGAACAACATAGGATCATATACGCTCATCCGATTAAATCGATGGAATCTCTAAAGTACGCAAAAGCTAAACATATTACTACAATGACATTCGACAACGAACTTGAATTGGTGAAAATTGCGCAATTCTACCCAGAATCTCATTTGGTATTACGGATTCGGCACGATTCGAACAAAGCGTTAGTTCCTCTGGGAAAGAAATTTGGTTGTGATACCAAAGTGGAAGGTCCTTGGTTGCTTgaaaaagcgaaaaaactgaACCTTAATGTTGTGGGTATCAGTTTCCACGTAGGATGCGGAAGTTTGGATGCGAATAGTTTCTATCATGCAATTGGTGCCGCGAAAGTATTATTCGAGCATGCGTTATCGATTGGTTACAAATTTTCTTTGTTAGATCTGGGTGGAGGATATCCCGGAGACGCAGAGAAACCAATCGATGAATTTGCAACAGCAATAAACCGAGCACTAGACGAGTTTTTTCTCAATTTCACTGACATCCAAATAATTGCCGAACCGGGAAGATATTATGTCGGTTCGGCTGTGCAATTATTCACGGTGATTCAGGGAAAGAAAATTGTCCGTGATCCTAGTAACAATTCTAGAGCTCATCACGTGATGTATTATCTCAACGATGGAGTCTACGGGACACTGTTCGACTGGGTTAGTCTACGTGCAATTAACGACTTAGAAAGAGCGTGGCCTGTAATCACAAACTCAAAACGAGATAGAGTCTTATTGCCTACAACTATTTGGGGTCCGACATGTGATGCGACAGATATCATTTGCGAAAATGTGAATTTTCCGGAGCACCAAATTGGTGAGTATGTACAGTTCAAAAATGTAGGTGCCTACGGTATGACGTTTGCAACCAACTTTAACGGATTCCCAAAACCTAACTTGGAGATTTATGTCAAACAAAAGACTTGGTAAATCAAACAGTATTTTTTCTGTTCTCGGATAATAATTGTACGATGTACACTTTTAGGAAATCGCTGCTCGCCCTCAAGAACATTAACTGGAAGGAcaaaacattattattattagagcaGTACGTTGAAACATAGTTCATTGATGGCAGTACTTggttaattgatttttttaatgtgtATGTAGACCACAGCTTATTTCAACCAACAATTAAAACCCAACGCTCCCAGCCTGTTTTCTTTCATATCGGTTCCATACAGTATACGAAGCTTCGCCGTTCAAATACTTGACCTTGACATCCATAACGTAATATCAAGTATAATTTACCATagactatttttttattcaataatgtattaaaatttttcggcacgctgcttaagctctaagatgccaagggtattttctaatcttaattaacgactaacttaaaactagaatagtatcattagactatgtcatctcgggttctcgaaaatccaattttcagctggcgatcagcagtggtcgatgaatttaatattgcatgagtcttccagatggcgttggtaaatatctatgctggccgcatccttcggtccgtgtgtggttttcgactggagcggtcttccgtgggcgatgaagCCATAGACTGTTCACAGCACGGTCCTCTCGAAAAGCCTAACGTGGTATTGATCACTTGCAATCATAGTCTAGGTCTGCCTTTATGCATTTCAATTCGATCAAACATTTATCGAACCGATCATGtctcgtattatggttctcgattcgaactAGATCATCGAGCTTTGTTCAAgatcactcgaagaagtattagattatcgagaagttttggcattactaATATTGATTATCTGTATTTTCAGGATTTTTTATATGTCATTATATATTTTATAAAGTTGACATGTTATGCTCCAGTCGGACTGTTTACAGAATCACTTTAATTGAgagtatttttgttatttttctttaatttttcctttatgggctactctggtcgagaggggtggttacaacgctccgcactttccataccagacgaactaggctatggtcccaaatgaacactagtaacgaaggaggaaaccgaCCTATAattgataggttccctccagcatgtaacccaagcgacagattcctttccggtcatcaatttgcaacgaaagatacgaatatcttctattgcaagttcgccagagagtttgtcacttgggcaggaagtgtgtgcttcaccctgtaaccagtcaatcattgagtcgtgcgtctgtatcgtattggtattttgtcatcctaccaactgcttccGTGTCTTAAATGgcctcgtcgatgaaactttggaaaatttcgcattgtatccgcttcggtcttggccctgctttcctatatagtcttttatgtctaaAGCGGTACTTACAATTATTACgttaaagttcctaaataggTGTAGATaagtttggtctactaacactatccattctaatctactctaattgtttctatctttgtcaaCGTTACGTAACTTTTCCTTTTCCCCCATTGCATTGTTTTTTactatgccggagaaacctgttaatatctcaagctgatagattatcaagaataaaggaataataat comes from Malaya genurostris strain Urasoe2022 chromosome 3, Malgen_1.1, whole genome shotgun sequence and encodes:
- the LOC131435447 gene encoding ornithine decarboxylase-like translates to MSETNVNSSDNDFILLDDNSSVTMVIDEIVRSPPRENPFHIVDLDDIVRKHLNWLQKLPRVKPYYAVKCNDDKAILQTLALLGTGFDCASKGEIDKVLELGVEQHRIIYAHPIKSMESLKYAKAKHITTMTFDNELELVKIAQFYPESHLVLRIRHDSNKALVPLGKKFGCDTKVEGPWLLEKAKKLNLNVVGISFHVGCGSLDANSFYHAIGAAKVLFEHALSIGYKFSLLDLGGGYPGDAEKPIDEFATAINRALDEFFLNFTDIQIIAEPGRYYVGSAVQLFTVIQGKKIVRDPSNNSRAHHVMYYLNDGVYGTLFDWVSLRAINDLERAWPVITNSKRDRVLLPTTIWGPTCDATDIICENVNFPEHQIGEYVQFKNVGAYGMTFATNFNGFPKPNLEIYVKQKTWKSLLALKNINWKDKTLLLLEQYVET